The following coding sequences lie in one Williamwhitmania taraxaci genomic window:
- a CDS encoding DsrE/DsrF/DrsH-like family protein, whose translation MTNEIEKQVAELEAKVKEMQSREAKDQISIIAFSGDLDKMLAAMIIATGARAMDTEVKMFFTFWATAMLRDPKKSGKGKDFMSKMFGMMLPKGSPNLKLSKMNMGGMGTTMLKGLMKKKRVSSLEELLVVAGELGVEINVCEMSMDLMGFKREEMIDYPYLNYVGVGSYLSDANDSRIQLFI comes from the coding sequence ATGACAAACGAAATTGAGAAACAGGTTGCCGAACTTGAGGCAAAAGTAAAAGAGATGCAGAGTCGTGAGGCAAAAGATCAAATATCTATTATCGCATTCTCGGGCGATTTGGATAAGATGCTAGCTGCTATGATTATTGCTACCGGCGCTCGGGCCATGGATACCGAGGTGAAGATGTTCTTTACCTTTTGGGCTACTGCCATGTTGCGCGATCCAAAAAAATCTGGCAAAGGCAAGGATTTTATGTCGAAGATGTTTGGGATGATGCTGCCTAAAGGTAGCCCCAACCTCAAACTTTCCAAGATGAATATGGGTGGCATGGGAACCACTATGCTTAAAGGATTGATGAAGAAAAAGCGGGTTTCCTCCCTAGAAGAGTTACTCGTTGTTGCTGGTGAACTTGGCGTTGAGATTAACGTGTGTGAAATGAGCATGGACCTCATGGGCTTTAAGCGTGAGGAGATGATTGATTATCCATACCTGAACTATGTGGGAGTGGGTAGTTACCTTTCCGATGCAAACGACAGCCGTATTCAACTCTTTATCTAA
- a CDS encoding sulfurtransferase TusA family protein, whose product MTTEELKALKSDKVVDARGTACPGPLLAAKKAIGDLQAGQIMEILSADEGTKSDIPKWCKKMNFEYCGSIDEDGIYKLFLKK is encoded by the coding sequence ATGACAACAGAAGAATTAAAAGCGCTTAAGAGCGATAAGGTTGTGGACGCAAGAGGAACTGCTTGTCCTGGTCCACTTTTGGCAGCAAAAAAGGCTATTGGCGATTTGCAAGCTGGACAAATTATGGAAATTCTTTCGGCCGATGAGGGAACAAAAAGCGATATCCCAAAGTGGTGCAAGAAGATGAATTTTGAATACTGTGGCTCTATCGACGAGGATGGTATTTATAAACTGTTTCTAAAAAAATAG
- a CDS encoding hydrogenase iron-sulfur subunit, translating into MKSQHPKILVFSTEKISDPAIDLAGLLKKHYPFTVYAISVPCSSGIKPRWIMRAFEKGFDGVFIAADGTDCSYGEQCTERTGDIIQVTHQLMRDKGLKPSQLKMAAICSVCAEPFVKHVTGFMKELETLRQAQ; encoded by the coding sequence ATGAAAAGTCAGCATCCCAAAATTTTGGTGTTCTCGACTGAAAAAATATCCGACCCTGCCATCGATTTGGCAGGGTTGCTTAAAAAGCATTACCCTTTTACAGTATATGCCATTAGCGTACCCTGCTCTAGCGGTATAAAACCACGGTGGATCATGCGTGCTTTCGAAAAGGGTTTCGATGGGGTATTCATTGCTGCAGATGGTACCGATTGCTCTTACGGAGAACAATGCACTGAGCGCACTGGCGATATTATTCAAGTAACCCACCAGCTGATGCGCGATAAAGGATTAAAGCCTTCGCAGCTTAAGATGGCAGCTATCTGTTCGGTCTGTGCCGAGCCTTTTGTGAAGCATGTAACTGGGTTTATGAAAGAGTTGGAAACACTCCGCCAGGCCCAATAA
- a CDS encoding CoB--CoM heterodisulfide reductase iron-sulfur subunit A family protein, which translates to MPTNNALEQNTDYDVLVIGAGIAGEESALKLADMGFRVMLVEKEPSIGGKMILLSKVFPTLDCAACITTPKVSETARHPNITLLTLTEADSIVKESNGLFSVVLKKHPRYVVEKDCTGCQECENACPVIVEDQFQFNMVARKAVYIPFNIANPRIALIDIENCMLCGLCEQKCPSNCIDFTQKEEIIQIQVKAVVVATGFNLFDPTLIPRYGFGRFKNVITSMQMERELAPTRPFNNVLRPSDGKTPDNIAYIFCTGSRDQTCGNATCSQVCCMYSTKQAQLLMGALPMADITMYYINIRAFGKGFDEFYMQAKDMGANYVKGKVASVSEKENGNLILRYEDIATGKVTEKEHDMVVLSVGLLANPAIVSVFKNETLQLDASNYINQPDLLQSPALTSIKGVFVAGTATAPMDIPDTIMSAGAAAAETSGYLKLQS; encoded by the coding sequence ATGCCAACAAATAATGCACTTGAGCAAAACACCGACTACGATGTATTGGTAATCGGAGCTGGTATCGCCGGCGAGGAATCGGCACTTAAGCTTGCCGATATGGGTTTTCGGGTAATGCTTGTTGAAAAGGAGCCCTCCATTGGTGGTAAAATGATCCTGCTGAGCAAGGTGTTTCCAACCCTCGATTGCGCGGCCTGCATTACCACACCTAAGGTATCGGAAACCGCACGCCATCCGAATATAACGCTACTAACGCTTACAGAGGCCGATAGTATCGTAAAGGAGAGTAATGGTCTCTTCTCTGTAGTGTTGAAAAAACATCCTCGGTATGTAGTCGAGAAGGATTGTACTGGATGTCAGGAGTGCGAAAATGCTTGTCCTGTAATCGTTGAGGATCAGTTTCAATTTAATATGGTAGCCCGTAAGGCGGTTTACATTCCCTTCAATATTGCCAACCCCCGCATTGCCCTTATCGATATTGAGAACTGCATGCTATGTGGGTTGTGTGAACAAAAATGTCCATCCAACTGCATCGATTTTACCCAAAAGGAAGAGATCATCCAAATTCAGGTAAAGGCGGTTGTTGTGGCTACTGGTTTCAATCTCTTCGATCCGACATTAATACCTCGTTATGGTTTTGGTCGATTCAAAAACGTAATTACTTCCATGCAAATGGAGCGCGAGTTGGCACCAACGCGACCGTTCAACAATGTGCTACGACCTTCCGACGGAAAAACTCCCGATAATATAGCCTACATCTTTTGCACTGGATCGCGCGATCAAACTTGCGGAAACGCCACTTGCTCGCAGGTATGCTGCATGTATTCCACCAAGCAGGCTCAACTGCTGATGGGTGCTTTGCCTATGGCCGATATTACCATGTACTACATTAATATTCGTGCATTTGGAAAGGGCTTTGACGAATTCTACATGCAAGCAAAGGATATGGGTGCCAATTATGTAAAGGGTAAAGTGGCCTCTGTTTCTGAAAAGGAGAATGGCAACCTTATTTTACGCTACGAGGATATCGCCACTGGTAAGGTCACCGAAAAAGAGCACGACATGGTTGTGCTGTCGGTTGGCTTATTGGCGAACCCTGCCATTGTGAGTGTTTTCAAGAATGAAACACTGCAACTAGATGCTTCCAACTATATCAACCAACCCGATTTGCTGCAAAGCCCAGCTCTTACATCTATAAAAGGGGTATTTGTTGCAGGAACCGCTACCGCTCCTATGGATATTCCCGATACCATTATGTCGGCCGGTGCCGCAGCTGCTGAAACATCTGGTTACCTAAAGCTACAATCATGA
- a CDS encoding CoB--CoM heterodisulfide reductase iron-sulfur subunit A family protein has product MKKKIGVYVCHCGGNISDYVDIQKVKDAVKDEANVYLLKNTLFACSDSSQKEMVDDIQTSELDAIVVASCSPKLHVPTFRAVAERAGMNAYNYVQVNIREQSSWAHSDNKLGATEKAILLVKAGIARASESEALTSMKIPTTNAVAIIGAGVGGMRSAIALADMGSEVYLIEKEATVGGHVAEIGELFTSRIQGKDLVENLLSEIKKRSNIKLFTSAELAEKKGSIGNFDIKVNVGGETLPLHIGAFIVNTGFDSYTPATGEYGFGEMDNVITLPTFKKLIDSSHGVLEYNGKPIKRIAYIYCVGSRQDEEGENKYCSRYCCTAAIHVSILAKNKFKGITNLHFNRGIRAYGKQELLYAESSKMGDIYLQFSLDSIPQLVQKGNKTLVSVKDILSAGRTVEAEADLVVLVTGMIPRKNDKLVHQLKIPVGRDRFFNEIHMKLRPVETVIDGVLIAGTCQSPKNILETVNSSMAAAAKANSILTKGEIALEPTLAMVNPAACVLCDKCFSACVFDAIVETEFEGRKVAKINVSNCKGCGMCTPVCPTDAIDLAGFTNAQIEGMVDALSES; this is encoded by the coding sequence ATGAAGAAGAAGATAGGTGTATACGTTTGCCATTGTGGTGGAAATATCTCCGATTATGTCGATATACAGAAGGTAAAGGATGCTGTAAAGGATGAAGCCAATGTTTACCTACTAAAGAATACGCTGTTTGCCTGTTCCGACTCTTCCCAAAAGGAGATGGTGGACGATATTCAAACCAGCGAACTTGATGCAATTGTGGTGGCCTCGTGCTCGCCTAAACTACACGTTCCCACCTTTCGGGCGGTAGCCGAGCGTGCGGGAATGAATGCTTACAACTACGTTCAGGTAAATATCCGTGAACAAAGTTCTTGGGCCCATTCCGATAATAAATTGGGTGCAACCGAAAAGGCTATTCTGCTGGTAAAGGCAGGCATCGCTCGGGCATCCGAATCGGAGGCGTTGACCTCCATGAAAATACCTACCACCAATGCCGTAGCGATAATTGGTGCCGGAGTAGGCGGTATGCGTTCTGCCATTGCGTTAGCCGATATGGGGAGCGAGGTTTACCTCATCGAAAAAGAGGCAACGGTTGGTGGCCATGTGGCCGAAATTGGCGAATTGTTTACCTCCCGCATACAGGGTAAGGATCTCGTTGAGAACCTTCTCTCCGAAATTAAGAAGCGTAGCAATATTAAACTATTTACGAGTGCCGAACTGGCCGAGAAGAAGGGTAGTATTGGAAACTTCGATATTAAGGTGAATGTTGGAGGCGAAACGCTTCCTCTGCATATTGGAGCCTTCATTGTAAATACGGGATTCGATTCCTACACGCCTGCAACCGGCGAGTATGGTTTTGGTGAGATGGATAATGTAATCACTCTGCCTACGTTTAAAAAACTTATTGACTCTTCGCACGGGGTGCTGGAATACAACGGAAAGCCGATTAAAAGGATTGCATATATCTACTGTGTGGGAAGCCGTCAGGATGAGGAAGGCGAAAATAAGTATTGCTCGCGCTACTGTTGCACCGCAGCTATTCACGTCTCTATTCTGGCGAAAAATAAATTTAAGGGAATCACGAATCTTCATTTCAACCGAGGAATTCGTGCCTACGGAAAACAGGAACTGCTCTACGCTGAATCGTCGAAGATGGGGGATATATACCTTCAATTCTCGCTCGATAGCATTCCTCAACTAGTGCAGAAGGGGAATAAAACATTGGTGTCGGTTAAGGATATACTTTCGGCAGGAAGAACAGTGGAGGCCGAGGCCGACCTAGTTGTGTTGGTGACGGGAATGATTCCACGGAAAAACGATAAACTCGTTCATCAGCTGAAAATTCCGGTGGGCCGCGATCGCTTTTTTAACGAGATACATATGAAACTGCGCCCGGTTGAAACGGTTATCGATGGGGTATTAATTGCGGGAACCTGCCAGTCGCCAAAGAATATTCTGGAAACGGTAAATTCCTCAATGGCCGCGGCTGCTAAGGCCAACTCCATTCTTACTAAGGGCGAGATTGCCTTGGAGCCAACACTTGCCATGGTGAATCCTGCTGCATGCGTGTTGTGCGACAAATGTTTTTCGGCTTGCGTGTTCGATGCCATTGTTGAAACTGAGTTTGAGGGTCGCAAGGTTGCTAAAATCAACGTCTCCAACTGCAAAGGATGTGGTATGTGTACTCCTGTTTGCCCCACCGACGCCATTGACTTGGCCGGGTTTACCAATGCCCAAATAGAGGGTATGGTTGATGCACTTTCGGAATCTTAA
- a CDS encoding helix-turn-helix domain-containing protein, with amino-acid sequence MDAKTKTINILKETRKVPAHVLEGRKKYVRIRKAILESLKEEGKTIPQIAEATQLPLSETTYYLMTLHKFGEVAVEGIDDMDEYYIYKLTK; translated from the coding sequence ATGGACGCTAAGACAAAAACGATAAATATCCTCAAGGAAACTCGCAAAGTTCCTGCTCATGTGCTCGAAGGACGAAAAAAGTATGTGCGCATCCGCAAGGCCATTCTTGAATCGCTAAAGGAGGAAGGCAAGACCATTCCGCAGATAGCTGAGGCGACTCAGTTACCCTTGTCGGAAACGACATATTACCTGATGACCCTGCACAAATTCGGCGAGGTTGCAGTGGAGGGGATTGACGATATGGACGAGTATTATATCTACAAATTGACGAAATAA
- a CDS encoding 4Fe-4S dicluster domain-containing protein, with protein MATINPEFGEELKKYGAFDFNACYNCGTCTAICSLSTEDDSFPREMVRLSVLGDEEGIQGSLKPWLCYYCGECSTHCPQVANPGELMMSLRRWLTSVYDWTGLSGLLYKSLPLTLLAFVLTAVAVILFAVSENFNLSAIMHVGHYFEMIAIGSVFTIILLPNIVRMWWLIIGKPKVKVPVKSYFTAIGELVVHMFTQKRALGCDDNQFRWFEHFVLVIGYLTLLFTTVFLDWFSATNMFVIGLGYVESIIIFLVTIDFVSSRIRKSKEVSSHSQPSDWFFVIWLLLMGLTAFIVRLFIDLDILEQNIWMYLFHMVVLVQWALIIVPFGKWTHFLYRSFAMYLAKLKVEA; from the coding sequence ATGGCTACGATAAATCCAGAATTCGGCGAAGAATTAAAGAAGTATGGTGCTTTCGACTTTAATGCCTGCTATAACTGTGGCACTTGCACTGCCATTTGTTCCCTGTCCACTGAGGATGACTCTTTTCCTCGGGAGATGGTTCGTCTAAGCGTTTTAGGCGATGAGGAGGGAATTCAGGGTTCACTCAAGCCCTGGCTCTGTTACTATTGCGGCGAATGCTCCACCCACTGTCCTCAAGTGGCAAATCCGGGCGAGCTTATGATGTCGCTGCGCCGCTGGCTTACCTCTGTATACGATTGGACCGGACTATCTGGCCTGCTCTACAAGTCGCTGCCGTTAACCCTGCTTGCCTTTGTACTTACTGCGGTGGCTGTTATCCTGTTTGCAGTGTCCGAGAATTTTAACTTGTCGGCCATAATGCACGTGGGGCACTACTTTGAGATGATTGCCATTGGCTCAGTTTTCACCATTATACTTCTTCCAAACATTGTTCGGATGTGGTGGCTTATTATTGGAAAACCAAAAGTTAAAGTTCCTGTTAAAAGTTACTTTACGGCGATAGGCGAGTTGGTTGTGCACATGTTTACCCAAAAGCGGGCTCTTGGCTGCGACGACAACCAGTTTCGCTGGTTCGAACACTTCGTCTTGGTTATTGGTTATTTGACATTGCTGTTTACTACCGTTTTCCTTGATTGGTTTTCGGCCACAAACATGTTCGTTATAGGTTTGGGATATGTTGAGAGCATTATCATCTTTCTGGTTACCATCGATTTTGTTTCGAGCCGTATTCGTAAGAGCAAAGAGGTAAGCAGCCATTCCCAGCCTTCCGATTGGTTTTTTGTAATTTGGTTGCTGTTGATGGGCCTCACCGCTTTTATCGTTCGTCTGTTTATCGACTTGGATATCCTCGAGCAAAACATTTGGATGTATCTGTTCCACATGGTGGTGTTAGTTCAGTGGGCCTTAATCATTGTTCCATTTGGCAAATGGACTCATTTTCTATATCGATCATTTGCCATGTATTTGGCTAAATTAAAGGTAGAAGCCTAA
- a CDS encoding MBL fold metallo-hydrolase, translated as MRIVTLIENVVNGGTLQAEHGLSLYIETENKKILFDVGQSGLFLKNAQKLGVDISDVDCLVLSHGHYDHTGGLYPFLEINSKAKVFAKRNLFLPKQDANGCFKGTVYREDLLKNRLVYVDSITEIVEDVFIMPDIPLRHPIDTHFDGLFSVVDNQLAADEFEDELFMVLKQGGKINILTACSHRGITNMCIAAIDHFELPVGLILGGFHMKSCSVEQYVHVTHYLRMLRPVSVGVCHCTGLEKFADMYHECEAHLYYSYTGKEVVLG; from the coding sequence ATGCGCATAGTTACCCTGATTGAAAATGTAGTAAATGGTGGAACGCTGCAGGCCGAACACGGCCTGTCGCTCTACATTGAAACGGAGAATAAAAAAATACTGTTCGATGTAGGCCAGAGCGGACTGTTTCTTAAAAATGCTCAGAAGTTGGGCGTGGACATCTCGGATGTCGACTGCTTAGTGCTATCGCATGGACATTACGACCACACCGGCGGGCTATATCCTTTTCTGGAGATCAATAGCAAGGCCAAGGTGTTTGCAAAAAGGAATTTGTTTTTGCCAAAGCAGGATGCTAATGGATGCTTTAAGGGAACGGTGTACCGCGAAGATCTCCTTAAAAATCGGCTTGTCTATGTTGATTCCATTACCGAGATTGTTGAGGATGTTTTTATAATGCCTGATATTCCGCTTCGCCACCCTATTGACACCCATTTTGATGGGCTCTTTAGTGTTGTCGACAACCAACTTGCTGCCGACGAGTTTGAAGACGAACTATTCATGGTTTTGAAGCAGGGTGGGAAGATTAATATCCTAACTGCTTGCTCGCATAGGGGTATTACCAACATGTGCATCGCCGCAATTGACCATTTTGAACTTCCAGTTGGTCTAATCTTGGGGGGATTTCATATGAAATCATGCTCAGTAGAGCAATACGTTCACGTAACGCACTATCTGCGCATGTTACGACCTGTTTCAGTTGGCGTATGCCACTGTACCGGTCTGGAGAAGTTTGCCGATATGTATCATGAGTGTGAGGCTCACCTCTATTATAGCTACACTGGTAAGGAAGTAGTGCTTGGTTGA
- the omp85 gene encoding Omp85 family outer membrane protein: MRKYFVFLFLIATTSAQAKQYKPTTDSLPPTIKTGWTFGALPAITFDSDLGFQYGGIVNLYYYGDGSTYPTYQHSIYAEVSRFTKGSGINRLFYDSKYLIPGIRVTSDASYLTDQASDFYGWNGQETKYKPNWVDDGDPQYVSRVFYKYDRKLARFSTDLQGKLYGDKLYWAVGIALYNFEIGSVDLSKLNRGKSGSDKLPDVPELYDKYVSWGLINSTEKSGGFHTYIKAGVVFDTRDFEANPSTGIWAEAIMNVTPPLLGEKNYDHANLSLVYRQYLPVVKSKITFAYRLATQLNVAGKIPFYLRPNLTTLYLRRATSEGLGGSQTLRGIMRSRVVGNGIAYGNFELRWKFLQTVVRHQNLYLSLNLFSDIGQVIQPVRVNQNEVTSLAAALNPTFKASDYFTSSDEKLHTTYGAGLRIAINENFIIAADYGRATSRNDGTSGLYIALNFLF, translated from the coding sequence ATGCGAAAATACTTCGTATTCCTTTTCCTAATAGCGACAACCTCAGCACAAGCAAAGCAATACAAGCCAACAACAGACTCACTACCTCCTACCATCAAAACAGGATGGACTTTTGGTGCACTACCAGCAATTACCTTCGATAGTGATTTGGGATTTCAGTATGGAGGCATAGTGAACCTATACTACTACGGAGATGGCTCAACCTACCCGACCTACCAGCACAGCATATATGCGGAAGTATCACGATTCACAAAAGGATCTGGGATAAATCGACTTTTTTACGATTCTAAATATCTGATTCCAGGCATTCGTGTTACATCCGACGCTAGCTATCTCACCGATCAAGCCTCCGATTTCTATGGATGGAACGGGCAGGAGACCAAATACAAACCTAATTGGGTTGACGATGGCGATCCGCAATATGTGAGCCGTGTATTTTATAAATACGACCGCAAGTTGGCACGCTTCTCAACCGACCTCCAAGGAAAACTCTATGGAGATAAACTATACTGGGCGGTGGGAATTGCCCTCTATAATTTCGAGATTGGTTCGGTGGATCTGAGCAAACTCAACCGCGGCAAAAGCGGTAGCGACAAGTTACCCGATGTGCCAGAACTCTACGACAAGTATGTAAGTTGGGGCCTTATCAACAGCACCGAAAAGAGTGGTGGTTTCCACACCTACATTAAGGCTGGTGTGGTATTCGACACGCGCGATTTTGAGGCAAATCCGAGCACCGGTATTTGGGCCGAAGCAATAATGAATGTAACCCCGCCCCTGCTTGGTGAAAAGAACTACGACCACGCCAACCTTTCGCTAGTTTACCGCCAATACCTGCCGGTGGTAAAGAGTAAAATCACCTTTGCCTATCGGTTGGCGACCCAGTTGAATGTTGCTGGAAAAATCCCATTCTACCTGCGGCCCAACCTAACAACCCTTTACCTGCGACGCGCTACCTCCGAAGGGTTGGGCGGTTCACAAACCCTGCGTGGAATAATGCGCAGCCGTGTGGTAGGTAACGGAATAGCCTATGGCAACTTTGAACTGCGGTGGAAATTTCTACAAACGGTGGTTAGGCACCAAAACCTCTACCTCTCCCTCAACCTATTCTCCGATATAGGCCAAGTGATACAGCCAGTAAGGGTGAACCAAAACGAGGTAACGTCCTTAGCCGCCGCACTTAATCCAACGTTTAAAGCATCCGATTACTTTACAAGCAGCGACGAAAAACTGCACACTACCTATGGGGCTGGGCTACGCATTGCTATAAATGAGAACTTTATCATTGCCGCCGATTACGGCCGTGCCACTAGCCGCAACGATGGCACTTCAGGGTTATATATTGCGCTGAATTTCCTGTTTTAG
- a CDS encoding methyl-accepting chemotaxis protein, protein MKRGKLNNKMLILFLGTAGAIFIIAFAILITRYNSLVLAESEKYAQREVDTYSAILQGELNEKYNKVYALSTTIDAMIKAGKTDRQLVIDLLTQMVENDPEILGTWTLYETNGFDNADANNRGKPGSDANGRFLPYVNRARGSVELEVSEGQDETDASYYQMPKETGKPFVTDPYIDEAQGIKDPMISIAIPTIVKGQFKGVVGLDMALTGLGRIVSQIKPYETGYAFFLSNSGIFAYHPKAEWMSKALAEVDPKNNKEFGLTEGIKSGKKMQFTSQGDMDYYNCYSPIPIGATNSPWSLGISIPVETIMAKANEVLLIAIIIGILGLLTLAVVIRIAAKGISQPMVRSIEFAKQIAAGDLRGQLMIHRNDEIGELAIALNQMKLQLHEMASDIITGADQISNAGEQLSSTAQSLSQGASEQASTTEEVSSTVEQISANIQQNSDNAKMAEKIAMEASRSIRDGDGLAREAVISIKSIADKIGIITDIAFQTNILALNAAVEAARAGEAGRGFAVVAAEVRKLAERSRIAADEINKLSAMGVKTVSQASQKLIELVPEIEKTTRLVQEIAAASLEQSAGGEQINGAIQQLSGVTQQSAASSEELATGAEELSSQAEKLKELISFFKV, encoded by the coding sequence ATGAAAAGAGGAAAACTGAATAACAAAATGCTCATCCTGTTTCTAGGAACAGCTGGAGCAATATTCATCATTGCCTTTGCAATACTAATAACCCGATACAACTCGCTGGTACTGGCAGAATCAGAAAAATACGCCCAACGCGAAGTTGATACATACTCAGCCATATTGCAAGGGGAGTTAAATGAAAAATACAACAAGGTTTACGCCCTTTCCACAACAATCGATGCTATGATCAAAGCAGGTAAAACCGATCGACAACTTGTGATCGACCTGCTCACTCAAATGGTGGAAAACGATCCAGAAATACTTGGAACATGGACGCTTTATGAGACAAACGGATTTGATAATGCCGATGCCAACAATAGAGGAAAACCAGGCAGCGACGCCAATGGAAGATTTTTACCCTATGTAAACAGGGCAAGAGGAAGTGTGGAATTAGAGGTTTCGGAGGGTCAAGACGAAACCGATGCCAGCTACTACCAAATGCCAAAAGAAACAGGCAAGCCATTTGTCACGGATCCATATATTGATGAAGCCCAAGGAATAAAAGACCCAATGATTTCAATTGCCATCCCTACAATTGTGAAAGGACAGTTTAAAGGGGTAGTTGGGCTCGACATGGCCCTAACTGGACTGGGCCGAATTGTTTCACAGATAAAACCATACGAAACTGGATACGCATTTTTCTTATCAAACTCTGGAATCTTTGCCTATCACCCCAAAGCAGAATGGATGAGCAAAGCGCTGGCTGAGGTAGATCCCAAAAACAACAAAGAATTCGGGTTAACGGAAGGGATAAAAAGCGGGAAAAAAATGCAGTTTACGAGCCAGGGAGATATGGATTACTACAACTGTTACTCTCCAATACCTATTGGCGCCACAAATTCGCCGTGGTCGTTGGGTATTTCCATACCGGTCGAAACAATAATGGCTAAAGCAAACGAAGTACTACTAATCGCCATTATTATTGGCATACTTGGGTTACTCACTCTCGCCGTCGTAATTCGAATTGCCGCAAAAGGAATTTCACAGCCAATGGTACGAAGCATTGAGTTTGCCAAACAAATAGCGGCTGGTGACCTGAGGGGGCAGTTAATGATACACCGAAACGATGAAATTGGAGAACTCGCCATAGCCCTGAATCAAATGAAACTACAGCTGCACGAGATGGCCTCAGATATTATTACCGGTGCCGACCAGATTTCCAATGCAGGAGAACAGTTGAGTTCAACCGCCCAAAGTCTCTCGCAAGGAGCCTCTGAACAAGCGTCCACAACCGAAGAAGTCTCCTCTACGGTGGAACAAATATCTGCAAACATCCAACAAAACTCCGATAATGCAAAGATGGCCGAAAAGATTGCAATGGAGGCATCCCGAAGCATTCGCGATGGAGATGGACTAGCCCGTGAAGCGGTAATCTCAATAAAAAGTATTGCCGATAAAATTGGGATCATTACCGACATTGCCTTCCAAACCAACATTCTAGCACTTAACGCAGCAGTAGAGGCCGCAAGAGCAGGAGAAGCAGGGAGAGGATTTGCCGTGGTTGCGGCTGAAGTCCGAAAATTGGCAGAAAGAAGTCGAATTGCCGCCGACGAAATTAACAAACTTTCAGCCATGGGCGTTAAAACGGTAAGTCAGGCAAGTCAAAAACTTATTGAACTAGTTCCAGAAATTGAAAAGACTACCCGTTTAGTTCAAGAGATTGCTGCAGCAAGTCTTGAACAATCGGCCGGTGGCGAACAAATAAACGGAGCAATACAACAACTCAGTGGAGTAACTCAGCAATCAGCAGCCTCCTCCGAAGAGTTGGCCACGGGGGCCGAGGAACTCTCCTCACAAGCAGAGAAACTCAAAGAGTTGATCTCCTTCTTCAAGGTATAG